From one Suicoccus acidiformans genomic stretch:
- the lepA gene encoding translation elongation factor 4, translating into MDLNEMKERQKHTRNFSIIAHIDHGKSTLADRILQKTDSVAERDMADQLLDNMDLERERGITIKLNAVELSYEANDGNEYIFHLIDTPGHVDFTYEVSRSLAACEGAILVVDAAQGIEAQTLANVYLAVDNDLEILPVINKIDLPAADPERVQNEIEEIIGIDASEAVHASAKAGIGIEEILEQIVEKIPAPSGDIEAPLKALIFDSAYDNYRGVVLNVRIMDGVVKPGDTIQLMSNGKNFDVVEVGVFGPNPIKRDYLMVGDVGYITANIKTIQDTRVGDTITLADNPTQEPLDGYRQMNPMVFAGLYPVDSKDYNDLRESLERLQLNDAALQFEPETSQALGFGFRTGFLGLLHMDVIQERLEREFDLDLIITAPSVIYRVLKTDGTEVEVDNPSQMPDQTEVEQIFEPYAKASIMVPSEYVGAVMELCERKRGDFVTMEYLDEYRVNVIYEIPMAEIIFDFFDTLKSNTKGYASLDYEVIGYKTSNLVKLDIMLNGEIIDAFSTIVHKDFAFNRGKALVEKLKEIIPRQMFEVPVQAAIGNKIIARSTIKAYRKDVTAKLYGGDVSRRKKLLEKQKEGKKRMKSVGSVEIPQEAFMAVLSMDDED; encoded by the coding sequence ATGGACCTCAATGAAATGAAAGAGCGTCAGAAACATACCCGTAATTTCTCGATTATTGCCCACATTGATCATGGCAAATCTACACTAGCTGACCGTATCCTACAAAAGACGGATAGCGTCGCTGAGCGTGATATGGCGGATCAATTGCTGGATAATATGGATTTAGAGCGTGAGCGCGGAATTACGATTAAATTAAATGCTGTTGAGTTAAGTTATGAAGCAAATGATGGCAATGAGTATATCTTCCACTTAATTGATACCCCTGGTCACGTCGACTTTACTTATGAGGTGTCTCGTTCACTTGCTGCCTGCGAAGGAGCGATATTAGTTGTGGACGCAGCCCAAGGAATTGAAGCGCAGACCTTGGCGAATGTGTATTTAGCAGTCGATAATGATTTAGAAATCCTACCCGTTATTAATAAGATTGACTTACCGGCCGCTGATCCTGAACGAGTCCAGAATGAAATTGAAGAGATTATCGGGATTGATGCAAGTGAAGCTGTACATGCAAGCGCCAAAGCTGGCATCGGTATCGAGGAGATCTTAGAGCAGATTGTAGAGAAGATCCCTGCGCCAAGTGGGGATATTGAAGCACCCCTTAAGGCCTTAATATTTGATTCCGCTTACGACAACTATCGCGGGGTGGTATTGAACGTCCGCATTATGGACGGAGTGGTTAAGCCGGGTGATACAATCCAATTGATGAGTAATGGCAAGAATTTCGATGTGGTTGAAGTGGGGGTATTCGGCCCGAATCCGATTAAACGTGATTACCTAATGGTAGGGGACGTAGGTTACATTACCGCTAATATTAAAACCATTCAAGATACCCGCGTTGGTGATACGATTACACTTGCCGATAATCCAACGCAAGAGCCGTTAGATGGGTATCGCCAAATGAATCCGATGGTCTTTGCTGGCTTGTACCCGGTCGATTCTAAGGATTATAATGACTTGCGTGAATCCCTTGAGCGCTTGCAATTAAATGATGCGGCCTTACAGTTCGAACCGGAGACGTCACAGGCCTTAGGGTTTGGCTTCCGAACTGGCTTTTTAGGACTTTTACATATGGATGTTATCCAAGAGCGCTTAGAGCGTGAATTTGACCTTGATTTGATTATTACCGCACCTTCAGTTATTTACCGCGTCTTAAAGACAGACGGGACCGAAGTTGAAGTGGATAATCCATCTCAGATGCCAGATCAAACAGAAGTCGAACAAATCTTTGAGCCATACGCAAAGGCATCAATTATGGTTCCAAGTGAATACGTAGGGGCCGTCATGGAGCTGTGTGAACGTAAGCGTGGGGACTTCGTGACAATGGAATACTTGGATGAATATCGGGTAAATGTCATTTACGAAATTCCTATGGCAGAAATTATCTTTGACTTCTTCGACACCTTAAAATCCAACACGAAAGGTTACGCCTCGCTAGACTATGAAGTGATTGGCTATAAGACGTCTAACTTAGTTAAATTGGATATTATGCTAAATGGTGAAATTATTGATGCCTTTAGTACCATTGTACATAAGGATTTCGCCTTTAACCGCGGTAAAGCTCTGGTTGAGAAACTTAAAGAGATTATTCCGCGCCAAATGTTTGAAGTGCCTGTCCAAGCGGCTATTGGCAACAAGATTATTGCCCGTTCAACGATTAAAGCTTACCGCAAGGATGTTACGGCTAAGTTATACGGCGGAGACGTAAGTCGCCGTAAGAAACTCTTAGAAAAGCAAAAAGAAGGGAAGAAGCGGATGAAGTCCGTTGGTTCTGTAGAGATTCCTCAGGAAGCCTTTATGGCAGTCTTAAGCATGGATGATGAAGATTAA
- the dnaJ gene encoding molecular chaperone DnaJ codes for MANKRDYYDVLGISRDASDDEIKKAYRRLSKKYHPDISDEPDAEEKFKEVAEAYEVLSDDQKRAAYDQYGHAANDPNFGAGGFGGFGGFGGFGGGGSYSGGFSDFDDIFNTFFGGGVGGRSRQQPNAPQKGADLQYRMTLTFEEAIFGKETTIRYNRDEECHTCHGTGAKEGTQPTTCHKCHGSGTIQVEQNTPFGRVMTQSVCDVCGGTGEEIKEKCTTCHGSGIENKSHSVKVSIPAGVEGGQQIPLRGQGEAGRNGGPYGDLYILIQVQASEQFERQGTEIYYEQPITFAQAALGDEVKVPTVHGNVKLRIPAGTQTGTVFRMRGKGAPRVGGGAQGDQHVTVKVVTPEKLSAKERELFEELAKESGQEVKESGFFNRVKDMFDND; via the coding sequence ATGGCAAATAAGCGCGATTATTATGACGTCCTAGGCATCTCAAGAGATGCTTCAGATGACGAAATTAAGAAAGCCTACCGCCGTTTATCCAAGAAATATCACCCGGATATCAGCGATGAGCCGGATGCGGAGGAGAAATTTAAGGAAGTTGCGGAAGCTTATGAAGTGTTAAGCGACGACCAGAAACGTGCTGCCTACGACCAATATGGCCACGCTGCCAATGATCCGAACTTTGGTGCCGGAGGCTTTGGTGGTTTTGGTGGTTTTGGTGGTTTCGGCGGTGGCGGAAGCTACAGCGGTGGCTTTAGTGATTTTGACGATATCTTTAATACATTCTTTGGTGGTGGCGTTGGCGGACGCAGTCGCCAGCAACCCAATGCACCCCAAAAAGGGGCCGACTTACAATACCGGATGACGCTTACCTTTGAAGAGGCGATTTTTGGTAAGGAGACAACTATCCGCTATAATCGGGATGAAGAATGTCATACGTGCCACGGTACCGGTGCAAAAGAAGGGACCCAACCTACAACCTGTCATAAGTGTCATGGCTCAGGGACTATTCAAGTGGAACAAAACACACCTTTCGGCCGTGTGATGACCCAATCCGTCTGTGATGTCTGTGGTGGTACAGGAGAAGAAATTAAAGAAAAATGTACAACGTGCCACGGTTCTGGTATCGAAAACAAATCACATAGTGTGAAAGTATCGATTCCAGCCGGTGTAGAAGGTGGCCAACAAATTCCACTACGAGGCCAAGGGGAAGCCGGCCGCAATGGCGGACCTTATGGTGACTTATACATCTTAATTCAAGTGCAAGCAAGCGAGCAATTTGAGCGCCAAGGCACCGAAATTTACTATGAACAACCGATTACCTTCGCACAAGCTGCCCTTGGCGATGAAGTTAAGGTGCCAACAGTGCATGGAAATGTTAAATTAAGAATTCCAGCTGGAACCCAGACCGGTACCGTCTTTAGAATGCGCGGTAAAGGGGCCCCTCGCGTCGGTGGCGGTGCTCAAGGTGACCAACATGTAACGGTCAAAGTAGTCACGCCAGAGAAGTTAAGCGCAAAAGAGCGTGAACTGTTCGAAGAGTTAGCTAAAGAGTCTGGCCAAGAAGTGAAAGAAAGTGGTTTCTTCAACCGCGTCAAAGATATGTTCGATAATGATTAA
- a CDS encoding SDR family NAD(P)-dependent oxidoreductase, translated as MAIEGKVEMLTGASSGIGEATAYKLAQVGAKIVLAARREERLQEISQAIRASGGETIYQVADVSSREDN; from the coding sequence ATGGCAATAGAAGGAAAAGTCGAGATGCTTACAGGGGCTTCTTCGGGGATTGGCGAAGCAACCGCTTATAAGCTCGCTCAAGTTGGTGCTAAAATTGTTTTGGCTGCCCGTCGGGAGGAGAGACTCCAAGAAATATCTCAAGCGATTCGCGCTTCTGGCGGTGAGACCATTTATCAAGTGGCCGATGTTTCAAGTCGCGAAGACAATTAA
- a CDS encoding Dps family protein has protein sequence MANQAVQTFLNKIVATQGQFYIRLHQFHWYVKGSNFFALHEKFEEMYDETTENLDEVAERLLAIGGEPYSTLQEFIEHSVLSENPEDKYLSQEDMVKAVIKDLQTIVTSLDEGIALTDEAGDNPSNDLLIGMKESAEKNIWMLEAYLGDAVDA, from the coding sequence ATGGCAAACCAAGCAGTTCAAACATTCTTGAATAAGATTGTGGCAACCCAAGGTCAATTCTATATTCGCTTACATCAATTTCATTGGTATGTGAAAGGCTCGAATTTCTTTGCACTCCATGAGAAATTTGAAGAAATGTATGATGAAACGACAGAGAATCTCGATGAGGTAGCGGAACGCTTATTAGCTATCGGTGGAGAACCCTATTCAACCTTACAGGAATTCATTGAGCATTCTGTCTTAAGTGAGAATCCTGAAGACAAATATTTATCGCAAGAGGACATGGTCAAGGCTGTCATAAAAGATTTACAGACAATTGTAACGTCCTTAGATGAAGGAATTGCACTGACTGATGAAGCAGGGGATAATCCTTCCAATGATTTATTGATAGGTATGAAAGAATCGGCTGAAAAGAATATTTGGATGTTAGAAGCTTACTTAGGCGACGCAGTCGATGCGTAA
- a CDS encoding DUF2382 domain-containing protein — protein sequence MLSRVVQNYGSIIENAFVEEKIVVPLSEDEIVVDRQVEVTDEVEISKSTETSTQSVEKTERRE from the coding sequence CTGCTCTCAAGAGTTGTACAGAACTATGGGTCCATTATAGAAAATGCTTTTGTTGAAGAAAAAATCGTCGTACCACTTTCTGAAGATGAAATTGTAGTAGACCGTCAAGTGGAAGTAACAGATGAAGTTGAAATCAGCAAATCAACTGAAACATCCACCCAATCTGTTGAGAAGACAGAACGTCGTGAATAA
- a CDS encoding DMT family transporter, translating into MGYLLVFLAGAGWGTGGIWINRMTALGASSFMTGFVGHFFAFPMLAIALLATRGSEGFQISRRGLIASMIMGIVTKGFFKMAYDTSIAVAGVSTAAVLLYTSPVFVAVMSRFVFKEHLAKHQFLALAMNLVGVFLMVTLGDISNLNIQPIGILLGLTAAFLHASNTIMAKFAGGSDDPLTMTFYMLLFSAITQSFVAQPWSAHNLALFASGEFLLFAFVNALVTGALANLLYLKGMSMGVEASKAPVLSSVEVVVATLSGVLLFSEAMNWIGIVGIVLMVLSIYLMNRPTKA; encoded by the coding sequence ATCGGCTATCTTCTAGTCTTTCTTGCCGGCGCTGGCTGGGGTACTGGAGGCATTTGGATTAATCGCATGACGGCCTTGGGGGCAAGTTCTTTTATGACAGGGTTTGTGGGTCATTTTTTCGCCTTTCCCATGTTAGCGATTGCCTTATTGGCTACTCGAGGTAGTGAGGGTTTTCAGATCTCGCGTAGAGGTTTAATTGCTTCAATGATTATGGGTATTGTCACCAAAGGCTTCTTCAAGATGGCTTACGATACATCAATAGCGGTAGCTGGAGTATCAACTGCAGCTGTGCTGCTCTATACGTCTCCCGTATTTGTAGCGGTCATGTCACGTTTCGTGTTTAAAGAGCACTTGGCGAAGCATCAATTCCTAGCCCTGGCTATGAACTTAGTGGGGGTCTTTTTGATGGTAACCTTAGGTGATATATCTAATTTAAATATACAACCTATCGGTATCTTACTGGGTCTTACGGCAGCTTTCTTGCATGCTTCGAATACCATTATGGCGAAATTTGCAGGAGGTTCAGACGATCCATTGACGATGACTTTTTATATGCTGTTATTCTCAGCGATTACCCAGTCGTTTGTAGCTCAGCCATGGTCTGCTCATAATTTAGCACTATTTGCTAGTGGAGAATTTTTACTTTTTGCCTTTGTGAATGCCTTAGTTACTGGGGCATTGGCGAATCTGTTGTATTTAAAAGGGATGTCCATGGGTGTGGAAGCTTCCAAGGCTCCGGTACTTTCTTCTGTAGAAGTGGTTGTTGCAACCCTGAGTGGGGTGTTATTATTTAGTGAGGCGATGAATTGGATAGGAATCGTTGGAATTGTGTTAATGGTCTTATCGATTTATTTGATGAATCGACCTACCAAAGCTTAA
- a CDS encoding FAD-dependent oxidoreductase translates to MTNKQIVIVGANAAGVSAALKLRRLDDFAEIILLEQAEVISTANDALTDTLREDIPFASMQQYQPIQLNRLYGVDVRVGHRVLRINRSEQRVQVEKIKSGEIFEIAYDRLILATGVKVDVSCLPQGSHLPHVFYWDHIHAVEDWRAFKQQNKVNRVAILGSGKEAIELAFYMNNLGTKVILLTREAQLLPEFSKDFLSILGKELYDARIEVKLNAQVKEITDQALLLESGEVISQEAVFIIPELVPNAELAEASGLAITAAGAIRVDEHYQTSDAYIYAAGAIAEELDALTMEPVLRMSPGFAQKQGRKVAAAILGQDVQPLNSWPVTLVQVNEAKLGQVGYEAKTLDQTDYRYDSIYIIPHDRAWFMPTAQPLHINLYFEKGTGRLFGGQLFGRGQIERRLDVLATLIQQGATVNDLADMEFSFNAQTTAPKDPLNTAGLVALNRLEEAYRQVPVHDVRSLFEAGANFIDVREVEEYELGHIKGAVNIPMSQYRERMDELAKTETYYIYCRSGHRSYNVVKALQQRGFRVYNVAGSFLGICIYEYVTDQMTGREPIVTAYNFT, encoded by the coding sequence ATGACAAATAAGCAAATTGTTATTGTCGGTGCGAATGCTGCCGGTGTTAGTGCAGCTTTAAAACTAAGACGGTTGGATGATTTCGCTGAGATTATACTATTGGAGCAAGCAGAAGTTATCAGTACAGCTAATGATGCCTTAACAGATACCTTGCGTGAAGATATTCCCTTTGCTTCTATGCAACAATATCAACCCATCCAATTGAATCGATTATATGGAGTCGATGTTAGAGTGGGGCATCGGGTGCTGAGAATTAATCGGAGCGAGCAAAGGGTGCAAGTTGAAAAGATTAAGTCCGGCGAAATCTTTGAGATAGCTTATGACCGGTTAATTTTAGCCACCGGCGTGAAGGTTGATGTCAGTTGTTTGCCACAAGGGAGTCATTTACCCCATGTCTTTTATTGGGACCATATTCATGCGGTTGAAGACTGGCGAGCATTTAAGCAGCAGAATAAAGTAAATCGTGTGGCGATTCTAGGATCGGGTAAAGAGGCGATTGAATTGGCCTTCTACATGAATAATCTTGGCACAAAAGTTATCCTGCTTACACGGGAGGCCCAATTATTGCCTGAATTCTCAAAAGATTTCCTTTCAATCTTAGGTAAAGAACTGTATGATGCGAGGATTGAGGTTAAGTTAAATGCGCAAGTCAAGGAAATTACTGACCAGGCGCTTTTACTTGAATCGGGGGAAGTAATCAGCCAAGAAGCGGTGTTTATTATTCCAGAGCTTGTTCCCAATGCCGAATTAGCAGAAGCCAGCGGCTTAGCTATAACGGCAGCAGGTGCGATTCGCGTAGACGAGCATTACCAGACAAGTGATGCATATATTTATGCAGCAGGTGCCATTGCAGAAGAGTTGGATGCTTTAACTATGGAACCTGTATTAAGGATGTCTCCAGGCTTCGCCCAAAAGCAAGGCCGTAAAGTAGCCGCGGCTATATTAGGCCAAGACGTTCAACCGTTGAACAGCTGGCCAGTGACCCTTGTGCAAGTGAATGAGGCTAAATTGGGTCAAGTAGGTTATGAAGCGAAGACTTTAGACCAAACAGATTATCGGTATGATTCGATTTATATCATTCCTCATGACCGCGCTTGGTTCATGCCGACTGCTCAGCCCTTGCATATTAACTTATATTTCGAAAAGGGAACGGGGCGTTTGTTCGGCGGTCAATTATTTGGTCGAGGCCAGATCGAACGACGTTTAGACGTTCTAGCGACACTGATTCAGCAAGGTGCGACGGTTAATGATTTAGCTGATATGGAATTTAGTTTCAATGCGCAAACGACGGCGCCGAAAGATCCGCTTAATACCGCAGGACTTGTCGCCTTAAATAGATTGGAAGAAGCTTACCGCCAAGTTCCCGTGCATGACGTTCGGAGTCTCTTCGAAGCAGGGGCGAATTTTATTGATGTTCGTGAGGTGGAAGAATATGAACTGGGTCATATTAAAGGGGCTGTGAATATTCCGATGAGCCAATACCGCGAACGGATGGATGAATTGGCTAAGACTGAGACTTATTATATCTATTGTCGTTCTGGTCATCGCAGTTACAACGTAGTGAAGGCTCTTCAACAGAGAGGTTTCCGGGTGTATAATGTGGCTGGCTCATTTCTAGGCATTTGCATTTATGAATATGTGACGGATCAAATGACGGGTCGCGAACCTATAGTAACGGCTTATAATTTTACGTAA
- the dnaK gene encoding molecular chaperone DnaK, whose translation MAKIIGIDLGTTNSAVAVLEGGEAKIIPNPEGNRTTPSVVAYKNDEIQVGEVAKRQAVTNPDTISSIKRYMGSDKKVEMGGKEYTPQEISAMILQYLKSYAEDYLGDKVTQAVITVPAYFNDAQRQATKDAGRIAGLEVERIVNEPTAAALAYGLDKTEQDEKILVFDLGGGTFDVSILELGDGVFDVLATAGDNELGGDDFDEKIIAYLVEEFKKENGIDLSKDKMAGQRLKDAAEKAKKDLSGVTQTQISLPFITASDEGPLHLETTLTRAKFDELTSDLVDRTKIPVRQALKDAGLSSKDIDEVILVGGSTRIPAVVEAVRKETGQEPNKSVNPDEVVAMGAAIQGGVISGDVKDIVLLDVTPLSLGIETMGGIFTKLIDRNTTIPTSKSQIFSTAADNQPAVDVHVLQGEREMAADNKTLGRFQLTDIPAAPRGVPQIEVTFDIDKNGIVNVSAKDLGTDKEQSITIKSSSGLTDEEIDRMVKDAEANAEEDKKRREEADLRNEVDQLIFTTTKTLDEVEGKVSEDEIKEVEAARDELQAAVEENDLEKMKEKRDALSEKVQNMSVKLYEQAAAEQQAQAEQSGDNASSNDDGTVEADFEEVDDEE comes from the coding sequence ATGGCAAAAATTATTGGTATTGACTTAGGAACAACAAACTCTGCAGTCGCTGTCCTTGAAGGTGGCGAAGCCAAAATTATTCCTAACCCAGAAGGAAACCGTACGACACCATCAGTCGTTGCTTACAAAAACGATGAAATCCAAGTTGGTGAAGTTGCTAAACGTCAAGCAGTAACCAACCCTGACACAATCAGCTCAATCAAACGCTACATGGGCTCAGATAAGAAAGTTGAAATGGGCGGGAAAGAATATACACCGCAAGAAATTTCAGCGATGATTCTACAATACTTGAAGAGCTATGCTGAAGACTACTTAGGTGATAAAGTAACCCAAGCTGTCATTACTGTTCCAGCATACTTTAACGATGCACAACGTCAAGCAACCAAAGACGCAGGACGCATTGCAGGCTTAGAAGTTGAGCGGATTGTTAACGAACCAACCGCAGCCGCTTTAGCCTACGGTCTAGACAAAACAGAACAAGATGAGAAAATTCTTGTGTTCGACTTAGGTGGGGGTACATTCGACGTATCGATTCTTGAATTAGGTGACGGTGTCTTTGATGTACTCGCTACAGCAGGGGACAACGAACTTGGTGGGGATGACTTTGATGAGAAAATCATTGCTTACCTTGTTGAAGAATTCAAGAAAGAAAATGGCATTGATTTATCTAAAGACAAGATGGCGGGCCAACGTCTGAAAGATGCAGCTGAAAAAGCTAAGAAAGACTTATCTGGTGTAACGCAAACACAAATCAGCTTACCGTTCATCACAGCTTCTGATGAAGGTCCACTTCACTTAGAAACAACCTTAACTCGAGCTAAATTTGATGAATTAACTAGTGATTTAGTAGATCGTACGAAAATCCCAGTCCGTCAAGCATTGAAAGATGCCGGCTTAAGCAGTAAAGATATTGATGAAGTTATCTTAGTAGGTGGTTCAACACGTATTCCAGCGGTTGTTGAAGCAGTACGCAAAGAAACGGGTCAAGAACCTAACAAATCCGTGAACCCTGACGAAGTGGTAGCCATGGGTGCAGCAATTCAAGGTGGCGTTATTTCCGGCGATGTGAAAGATATTGTCTTACTTGACGTAACACCACTTTCCCTAGGAATTGAGACAATGGGTGGTATCTTTACAAAATTAATCGATCGTAACACTACTATTCCAACAAGCAAGTCACAAATCTTCTCTACGGCTGCAGATAACCAACCTGCCGTTGATGTACACGTCCTCCAAGGTGAGCGTGAAATGGCAGCAGACAACAAGACTTTAGGTCGCTTCCAATTAACAGATATTCCAGCAGCACCACGCGGTGTACCTCAAATTGAAGTAACATTTGATATTGATAAGAACGGTATCGTAAACGTTAGTGCGAAAGATTTAGGTACAGATAAAGAACAATCAATTACCATTAAATCTTCTTCAGGCTTAACCGATGAAGAAATTGATCGGATGGTTAAAGATGCCGAAGCGAATGCTGAAGAAGATAAGAAACGTCGCGAAGAAGCTGACTTACGTAACGAAGTTGATCAATTAATCTTTACAACTACTAAGACCCTTGACGAAGTTGAAGGTAAAGTATCTGAAGATGAAATCAAGGAAGTAGAAGCTGCCCGTGATGAACTTCAAGCAGCTGTCGAAGAGAACGACCTCGAGAAAATGAAAGAAAAACGTGACGCTTTGTCTGAAAAAGTTCAAAATATGAGCGTAAAATTATATGAGCAGGCAGCAGCTGAACAACAAGCTCAAGCTGAACAAAGTGGTGATAATGCTTCATCGAATGACGACGGTACTGTCGAAGCAGATTTTGAAGAAGTCGATGATGAAGAATAA
- a CDS encoding GntP family permease, protein MEYLGMIGVILALLTMIFMITRGYHAAFAGLVASSILIVANDMPLLETLVGPEASFVAEMGGFIIENYMVVLLGSVLATLLERSGATYTIAQKVIEIVGADHPYSVMLAIFLIACILTYGGVSFFVVIFMVLPMARPLFKTLNIPWTLVTIPIFGGMSTVTMSMLPGAPSIPNILPANYLGTPLTSEAFLGIAASAGAVVFILLWMRYALKQSLKRGEGYVDVEEQAGTLIAVAEDLPSIGRSVLPIISLILVIIIFGDVPYIALTALACAILIAVVSMQSYIPDVKETFNDGIHASFSTIMVTANTNAFALMMTYAPDFQAFAANLWQLSLSPVIKLSIACVLLSFLTGSAISATKVSLEQFAHLALDAGLQAPYLHRLIVIASSSFGVMPHTGSLVTYATLSGLGHKESLKYSLPTVTGANIVGLIVFLLLS, encoded by the coding sequence GTGGAATATTTAGGGATGATAGGCGTTATTTTAGCCTTATTGACAATGATTTTTATGATTACCCGGGGCTATCATGCCGCTTTTGCTGGTTTAGTAGCGTCAAGTATCTTAATTGTAGCCAATGATATGCCACTATTGGAAACATTGGTAGGGCCCGAAGCGTCTTTTGTAGCCGAGATGGGTGGCTTCATTATCGAGAATTATATGGTTGTGCTATTGGGCTCCGTTTTGGCGACATTGCTTGAACGATCGGGTGCAACGTATACGATTGCTCAGAAAGTGATTGAAATTGTCGGTGCCGATCATCCATATTCCGTAATGCTAGCCATATTCTTAATTGCTTGTATTTTAACTTATGGCGGGGTGAGCTTCTTTGTGGTTATATTTATGGTTCTACCAATGGCACGTCCCTTGTTCAAGACTTTGAATATTCCATGGACCTTGGTTACTATTCCTATTTTCGGTGGGATGTCCACTGTAACGATGAGTATGCTACCGGGAGCTCCGTCCATTCCGAATATTCTTCCGGCTAATTACTTAGGGACACCCTTAACGTCTGAAGCCTTTCTAGGTATCGCAGCATCTGCTGGGGCGGTTGTCTTTATCTTATTATGGATGCGCTACGCCCTTAAGCAATCGTTGAAACGTGGAGAAGGCTATGTAGATGTTGAAGAGCAGGCTGGCACGCTCATAGCAGTTGCAGAGGATTTACCTTCGATTGGTCGCAGTGTCCTTCCGATTATTAGCTTAATTCTTGTTATCATTATCTTTGGGGATGTTCCTTATATTGCGCTTACTGCCTTAGCGTGCGCCATTCTTATTGCTGTGGTTTCTATGCAGAGCTATATCCCAGACGTCAAAGAAACGTTTAATGATGGAATTCACGCTTCCTTTAGTACTATTATGGTCACAGCTAATACGAATGCCTTTGCTTTAATGATGACCTATGCACCGGATTTTCAAGCTTTTGCAGCTAACTTATGGCAACTGTCTCTTTCGCCCGTTATAAAATTAAGTATTGCCTGTGTCCTATTAAGTTTCCTGACGGGTTCCGCCATTTCAGCGACGAAAGTTTCACTGGAGCAATTTGCTCACTTAGCGCTCGATGCGGGCTTGCAGGCGCCATACTTACACCGTTTAATTGTCATTGCGTCCTCAAGCTTTGGGGTAATGCCCCATACGGGGTCACTGGTCACGTATGCGACTCTCTCAGGTTTAGGCCATAAGGAGAGTTTGAAGTATAGTTTGCCTACAGTTACAGGGGCCAATATTGTCGGCTTAATCGTCTTTCTGCTTCTTTCTTAG